One window from the genome of Oncorhynchus gorbuscha isolate QuinsamMale2020 ecotype Even-year linkage group LG14, OgorEven_v1.0, whole genome shotgun sequence encodes:
- the LOC123995635 gene encoding H2.0-like homeobox protein isoform X2 translates to MYTAGLNPFYASNFSLWSAYCAGGFAVDTMKKPSFCIADILQVGDSENIPGSSALMAHMGHRSQVHTSGSPLRPSPVGPEQSVYGGRLNPGSPYHRHGIHLTSVSRTSFNSQQAPPPSSKDLKFGIDRILSTDFDSKTKDILSLRGPFIYTGPYAVLTKDTIPQTYKRKRSWSRAVFSNLQRKGLEKRFEIQKYVTKPDRKQLAAMLGLTDAQVKVWFQNRRMKWRHSKEAQAQKDKEKETLGKSLTEAEPKEPEVSECESEASCESEFEEGQEDKSDVDISEHNKTSVIMTGAIPVSTEEATSVGALTETVASSHM, encoded by the exons ATGTATACGGCAGGACTCAATCCGTTTTACGCATCAAATTTTAGTCTTTGGTCTGCCTATTGCGCGGGTGGTTTCGCTGTGGATACAATGAAGAAGCCCTCATTTTGCATTGCTGACATTTTGCAGGTTGGGGATTCCGAGAACATCCCGGGATCCTCGGCCCTCATGGCTCATATGGGACACCGTTCTCAGGTCCACACCTCTGGATCTCCGTTGCGTCCTTCCCCGGTGGGGCCAGAACAGTCGGTCTACGGTGGGAGACTGAACCCCGGGTCTCCATATCACAGGCACGGAATACACTTAACGTCTGTATCTAGAACGAGTTTCAATTCCCAACAAGCTCCTCCACCATCAAGTAAGGACCTCAAGTTCGGAATCGATCGGATATTGTCAACAGACTTCGACTCAAAAACAAAAGACATATTGTCTTTAAGAG GtccctttatttatacaggtccGTATGCTGTCCTCACAAAAGACACGATACCGCAGACATACAAAAGGAAGAGGTCCTGGTCGCGAGCGGTCTTCTCCAACCTGCAAAGAAAAGGACTTGAGAAACGATTCGAAATACAGAAATACGTCACCAAACCCGACAGAAAACAACTGGCTGCAATGCTTGGCCTAACAGATGCACAG GTCAAAGTGTGGTTCCAGAACAGGCGCATGAAGTGGAGGCATTCGAAAGAAGCCCAGGCACAGAAGGACAAGGAGAAGGAGACACTAGGCAAGTCACTGACAGAGGCCGAGCCCAAAGAGCCGGAAGTGTCCGAGTGTGAGAGTGAAGCGAGCTGCGAGTCCGAATTCGAGGAAGGACAGGAGGACAAGAGTGACGTGGACATTTCTGAGCATAACAAAACTAGTGTGATCATGACCGGGGCCATCCCTGTGAGTACGGAAGAGGCAACTTCAGTCGGTGCCCTCACAGAAACTGTGGCATCATCACACATGTAA
- the LOC123995635 gene encoding H2.0-like homeobox protein isoform X1 yields the protein MYTAGLNPFYASNFSLWSAYCAGGFAVDTMKKPSFCIADILQVGDSENIPGSSALMAHMGHRSQVHTSGSPLRPSPVGPEQSVYGGRLNPGSPYHRHGIHLTSVSRTSFNSQQAPPPSSKDLKFGIDRILSTDFDSKTKDILSLRDLTSIVSSNRQSGIHMPVQPSANQYFASIDPAMSDTSSTMSSLNGARQSGQHQFQDTFPGPYAVLTKDTIPQTYKRKRSWSRAVFSNLQRKGLEKRFEIQKYVTKPDRKQLAAMLGLTDAQVKVWFQNRRMKWRHSKEAQAQKDKEKETLGKSLTEAEPKEPEVSECESEASCESEFEEGQEDKSDVDISEHNKTSVIMTGAIPVSTEEATSVGALTETVASSHM from the exons ATGTATACGGCAGGACTCAATCCGTTTTACGCATCAAATTTTAGTCTTTGGTCTGCCTATTGCGCGGGTGGTTTCGCTGTGGATACAATGAAGAAGCCCTCATTTTGCATTGCTGACATTTTGCAGGTTGGGGATTCCGAGAACATCCCGGGATCCTCGGCCCTCATGGCTCATATGGGACACCGTTCTCAGGTCCACACCTCTGGATCTCCGTTGCGTCCTTCCCCGGTGGGGCCAGAACAGTCGGTCTACGGTGGGAGACTGAACCCCGGGTCTCCATATCACAGGCACGGAATACACTTAACGTCTGTATCTAGAACGAGTTTCAATTCCCAACAAGCTCCTCCACCATCAAGTAAGGACCTCAAGTTCGGAATCGATCGGATATTGTCAACAGACTTCGACTCAAAAACAAAAGACATATTGTCTTTAAGAG ATCTTACGTCCATTGTTAGCTCGAATCGTCAGTCAGGGATCCACATGCCCGTGCAGCCCTCGGCGAACCAGTACTTCGCATCCATAGACCCAGCGATGAGCGACACGTCCTCCACGATGAGCTCACTAAACGGCGCCAGGCAATCAGGGCAGCATCAGTTTCAGGACACCTTCCCAG gtccGTATGCTGTCCTCACAAAAGACACGATACCGCAGACATACAAAAGGAAGAGGTCCTGGTCGCGAGCGGTCTTCTCCAACCTGCAAAGAAAAGGACTTGAGAAACGATTCGAAATACAGAAATACGTCACCAAACCCGACAGAAAACAACTGGCTGCAATGCTTGGCCTAACAGATGCACAG GTCAAAGTGTGGTTCCAGAACAGGCGCATGAAGTGGAGGCATTCGAAAGAAGCCCAGGCACAGAAGGACAAGGAGAAGGAGACACTAGGCAAGTCACTGACAGAGGCCGAGCCCAAAGAGCCGGAAGTGTCCGAGTGTGAGAGTGAAGCGAGCTGCGAGTCCGAATTCGAGGAAGGACAGGAGGACAAGAGTGACGTGGACATTTCTGAGCATAACAAAACTAGTGTGATCATGACCGGGGCCATCCCTGTGAGTACGGAAGAGGCAACTTCAGTCGGTGCCCTCACAGAAACTGTGGCATCATCACACATGTAA
- the LOC123995635 gene encoding H2.0-like homeobox protein isoform X3: protein MYTAGLNPFYASNFSLWSAYCAGGFAVDTMKKPSFCIADILQVGDSENIPGSSALMAHMGHRSQVHTSGSPLRPSPVGPEQSVYGGRLNPGSPYHRHGIHLTSVSRTSFNSQQAPPPSSKDLKFGIDRILSTDFDSKTKDILSLRGPYAVLTKDTIPQTYKRKRSWSRAVFSNLQRKGLEKRFEIQKYVTKPDRKQLAAMLGLTDAQVKVWFQNRRMKWRHSKEAQAQKDKEKETLGKSLTEAEPKEPEVSECESEASCESEFEEGQEDKSDVDISEHNKTSVIMTGAIPVSTEEATSVGALTETVASSHM from the exons ATGTATACGGCAGGACTCAATCCGTTTTACGCATCAAATTTTAGTCTTTGGTCTGCCTATTGCGCGGGTGGTTTCGCTGTGGATACAATGAAGAAGCCCTCATTTTGCATTGCTGACATTTTGCAGGTTGGGGATTCCGAGAACATCCCGGGATCCTCGGCCCTCATGGCTCATATGGGACACCGTTCTCAGGTCCACACCTCTGGATCTCCGTTGCGTCCTTCCCCGGTGGGGCCAGAACAGTCGGTCTACGGTGGGAGACTGAACCCCGGGTCTCCATATCACAGGCACGGAATACACTTAACGTCTGTATCTAGAACGAGTTTCAATTCCCAACAAGCTCCTCCACCATCAAGTAAGGACCTCAAGTTCGGAATCGATCGGATATTGTCAACAGACTTCGACTCAAAAACAAAAGACATATTGTCTTTAAGAG gtccGTATGCTGTCCTCACAAAAGACACGATACCGCAGACATACAAAAGGAAGAGGTCCTGGTCGCGAGCGGTCTTCTCCAACCTGCAAAGAAAAGGACTTGAGAAACGATTCGAAATACAGAAATACGTCACCAAACCCGACAGAAAACAACTGGCTGCAATGCTTGGCCTAACAGATGCACAG GTCAAAGTGTGGTTCCAGAACAGGCGCATGAAGTGGAGGCATTCGAAAGAAGCCCAGGCACAGAAGGACAAGGAGAAGGAGACACTAGGCAAGTCACTGACAGAGGCCGAGCCCAAAGAGCCGGAAGTGTCCGAGTGTGAGAGTGAAGCGAGCTGCGAGTCCGAATTCGAGGAAGGACAGGAGGACAAGAGTGACGTGGACATTTCTGAGCATAACAAAACTAGTGTGATCATGACCGGGGCCATCCCTGTGAGTACGGAAGAGGCAACTTCAGTCGGTGCCCTCACAGAAACTGTGGCATCATCACACATGTAA